The nucleotide window ctgggcaggcaggcagggagggagtggcGCTGTGGCTGAGGGCCAGGCCCGGCCTGCTGCCCTCCCTGCTGGTCACCCGTGGCCGCagccactggggtggggggagcaggccAGGTTGCACGGGCGGGAGGCCAGAGCAGGGATGAAAAGGCCCTTCATGGCTGCACAAAGGCTGTCTGTGAGCTCAGGCGCCTGGCCTCGGGGCCAGTGGTCAGAATGAGCGTTAAACAAACTTATTTACCaaaaggcagggggtgggggggtggggggagagcccACGGCGCCCAGGCCCGCGGCGGGGTCACGAGACCCCCGCTTGTCCAGGTTTCCTGGGGCAGAGCACAGAGTTGCAGGACGCCGCTCACGCTGGGTCCTTGGTCCTGCCCCTCTGTGTCCTCACTTAGCATGGCTGCTGGCCTTCCAGGCCTGCCCAGGGCTGCCAGCCTCCACACCTTGGCTCACGCCAGCCCCTCTGCCTggcatctctccccaccccccagatggGGCCTGCCGTGGGCAAATCCCCGACAACGGCTCCTGTTCAGGGCCCCCAGGAGGCTGGATTTGGGGGATAGATATGTCTGCCCCTCTTACTGGAGCAAATTAATACAGAGGCATGGAGATGAGGATACGAAAGTGCATGCCCCCCGCCCGGGGAAGCTGCACTTCCTTTGCTGGAGGCTGTGGTTCTGGGGCACCTGCCTGGGCTCGCAGGGAGATGGCTGGCCCCTGGAGCCCTGGCTGCTTGGGTGCAGATGGGTCCTTGACTCCTGGATTGGGCTTTGGGGCTCCCCTGGGATGGTCAGTGGCAGCAGGCGCACAGCCCACAGAGCGGCCTGGTTTGTGTCTGGCCACACTGTCCAGGCCAGAAAGGCCCCAGGCCAGAGGCAGTGGCCGATGGCGGCCTTGACAGCAGAGCCACCAGCTTGTGAGGGTGGCACGAGGTGCGTCCGAGCCTCGTTTTACGGGTTAGGAAGTAGAGTTGGGGGGGTGAAATCAGTCTTGCGGGGCCCCAGGGTGAGACTGAGATGAAGCCAGCGCCCCCGCCCCGATTTGGGAGCCTCTGAGTTCAGGCCCTTAAGCTTCAGAGACTGGCTGGGCCTCAGAAGCAGGGCAGGAGCGGGTGTGCACAGCAGGGGCGAGGCGGCCTGGGCTGCCTGCAGGGAGGGTCCAGGCTCCCGTGGGGAGCAGCAGAGTGAGACTGGATCACGGGGGGCAGCCAGGGAGAGGACCTGGATGGGCCTCCCAAGTGCCCTGCTCAGAGGGCCCGCTCTCCCCCAGAGGTGGCTCCTAGGCTCTGGCAAAGGGCAGAGGGTGACCGCTCCCGCCTGCGAGTGAGTCCCTGCccgccaggggctgggggccggtCACTCTTCTTCCTGAGCTTGAGGCTGACTCCCCTGCCACCCAGGCTGGCTGACCCTGGTATCCAGTAGCTCTCCCTGGTGGCCTCCCTGACTAGATTTCTGGCAGCTGGAGGGGAACTTTGGCTGGTGGTGAGGGGACAGGGAGGTGCCTGCCTGCCACTCTGCCTTGAGTGTATGGTGACAAGTGGGAGCCAGGGGGTTGGCACTTTGTCTGGGAGACGGGCAGATGGCAGGCCCTAGACCTCGGGGCCGCCAAGCGCTGGGCAGACCCAGGCCTTTCTCTGCCCAGCCCCCGGATCCTGAGACAAGCATGTCCAGGGCCTGGAGTTTTCCATGGCAGCTGCGAAGCCTCAGACCCCAGCCTGCCCTGGCGGCGACCGGGGGGCATGGCggtcccttcccccttcctcacGGGGATGTCTTTGAAGCTGGCACTGGACCAGGGCGACCTCCAGATGCCAGCACTGCAGTGgagcctgggccctggggtgTGGGTGCAGAGGCCTTCTGCCCCGTGAATGTGACAGTGTCCCTGCCTGCAAGCTGAGCCCCGGACCGGatccatcccaggcctgggagggacTGCCAGGGGCAGGGTCTGGGGAGGTGCAGACCTTGtaaaattttatcatgaaaacaTCTTAAGTTTAAGAAAGGTGACAGTAATAATCCAGTGACCTCTGGCAGACTCTTCGCTTGCATTCGCCAACATTTTGCCACCGTTGCTCTTCTGGCTTCCTGTCCCCAGCCACTCACTCATCTGACCACTGAACTACCGGACAGTAGGTGGCAGATATCTTGCCCCTTGGCCCATAAAGGCCTCCTAAGAACCAGGATGTCCTCTTACCTAAGCAGAGTCAATTACCCAGATCAGGCAAATGATCTAAACCACAGCCTTATTTGCAGTTCACCGATGGATCCCATCACGTTCCATCTAGAAAGCATGTTGCTTCTGTTGTCACGACGCCTTAGTTTCTCATCTGGAACAGTTCCTCAGCCTTTGTCTCTCATGATCTTGACACTTTGGAAAGTCTAGTTATTTTAAgactgtcttgggagttcctgttgtggctcagcagtaacgaacccaactagtacccatgaggacgcgggttcaatccctggcctcgctcagtgggttatgggtctggcgctgccataagctgtggtgtaggtggcagatgtggctcggatctggctgtggctgtggcgtaggccagcagctgcagtttggattcaacccctagcttgagaacttccctatgccacacaggtggcccttaagaaaaaacaaaaaagaccgtCCTGGAAGTGGGGTTTGCCTGTTTACTTATGTTGTCCCCCAGATGGACACTGTTGGCAGAAGCCCCGCAAGTACCTCTGTGACTCCCCAGAGCACCCCCTTCTCCAGGAGCTGGTGAGCCTGGAAGCAGGGGGGTGGGCCTGGCTTTTAGTGCCTGGGGAAGCTCTCAGGGGTGGAGCTGGGGAGGGTGAAAGCTGCACCAAGGACCTGCCAGTGGGCCGGCCAGGGCGGTACCAACTGAATCACAGCTTCCCTGGAAGTTTCTTGGGAAGCACAGCCTGGTGCTGTGCTGTCCAGGGGCTTCAACCCCCAGCAGCACTTAAATGCCAGGGCTCGCCTAAGCTTAACCGTGGCCTTGGTCTTCCCAGAAGCAGGGATACAATAGCCCCCAGCCACAGGGCAGCTGGCATCACCAGACGGTGTGTTGGGAAGCCCACTAAGCCGGCTCCAGGGACAGCTTGGGGGCTGAGCATCCTCAGATCACCAAAGAGACCAGGCCTCGGAGGGCCCTGACCCCAttcagggctggggtggggaggcctgGAGCCTGCTCCCTATCCTAGTCCTGAAGGAGACTGGGTGTCTGGGACTTCCTGTCTGGGAAGGCTGATGGGCCCAGGGCCAAGATCCTTGAAGGGGGGAGCAAAGCTGGTGAGGGCTGGGGTCAAGGCGGGGCGATGGGGCTGGGATTAACATACAGGCCTCAGCCTGTCCCTCTTGTCCTCTGGGGCCCCTGGATACCCTAAATCTTGCCAACCCCAACCCACGAGCAGAGAAAGGCTCCTGCAGAAAAGGCTGCCCAGAGACTGATGTGCTGATGGAGCCCCAGcttgggagggggggagggggcggggttaTCTATTCCTGGGGCTTCCCTCACACCCACACACGCCCGTGTGGCCCTGTCCTGTCTGGTGGCAGCGGTGTGTGGCACAGAGGCGCCTTGCATTTTGAGCCTCAGGCACTGGGGGGCGGGCTGCTCCCCTCTGCCCAGGTTGGGGCCAAGGAGAAGCAGGCTGGCTGCccctggggtgtggggtgggccTCCCCTCTCCACGTCCTGCAGCAGCGGCCCCTCGTGGGCCCCGGTGGGCAGGAGCCCTGGATCCCGGAGAGGGCGCTGCCTCACCTTCCTGGCACCTTCTCCACGGTGAAGGCTGACCTGCGGCTGCCCAGTGTGTGGGGAGGATCCCTGAGACGTGTCCCTCCCCCAGGCCTACAGAGCCCAGgaatttgggggcggggggcagtctCTGCTGCTctgttccccctccccctgccctgaaGCTCTGCCACCAGCGCAAAGTTCGCGCAGCTTTTCACGAGAGGGCCTGTGGGTCCCTTAGCACCCCATCAATCTGTCCTCTCAGGCGCAGAGGGGAGGCGGTGCGGGGGTCCGCCTGGCCGCGGTAGAGGCTCTGGGACCACACCAGGCCCCTCGGCCTCCGttgcccaccccgcccccccgcgCGCCCCTGCGTGAAACCGGAGGGCAAGAACCGCCCTGAGCCCCGCACACAGCGCCCCTGCCCGGTCGGCTAACAGCGGGGGCGCCgtccctgcctcctgggcccCACACCTGTCCTTGGCCTTGCAGCCGAAGGCCCGCAGGAGCCCGAGCCCACCCTGTGGAACGAGCCCGCAGAATTGCCGTCGGGAGAAGGCCCGGAGGAGAGCACCAGCCCTGCGCGGGAGCCCGCGGCCACCGCTCCGCCGGCGCCCACCGCCGCGCCCAGCCCCGAGGACAGCACGGCGCGGGAGCGTCTGGACCAGGGCGGCGGTACGGCCCCGGGGGCGCGGGGGTCCcgggggttggggcggggggaggcaggaaggggtgggggggccgGGCTCGGGGCTGACGTGGCCCTCCGTCCTCCGCAGGCTCGCTGGGGCCCGGCGCCATCGCGGCCATCGTCATCGCCGCCCTGCTGGCCACCTGCGTGGTGCTGGCGCTCGTGGTCGTGGCGCTGAGAAAGTTTTCCGCCTCCTGAAGCGAATAAAGGGGCCGCGCCCCCGCCGCGGCGCGACTCGGCGGCACCCCGGTGCGCGCCCCCGTGTCTCCCTGTGTCCGCGCGTGAGTGTGTGTGGGCGAGCGGGGCGGGCGACGCGCACGTGCTTGAGACGCGCGACGGCGCGCACACGTGTGCGTGCACGGGTGCACGTGCGCCGGGGCCCCCACCTCAGGAGCGCGCGTGCCGTGCGCGTGCGCCGGGGGCGGAGGGGGTGCGGCGCGCCCCGGGCTTTTGGCCAGGTTTCCGGGGGTCCCCTCGCCGCAGCCCCCAGCTCGTCGCCGGAActgccctctccccgccccctcctctcgGACCAGAGGGAGGCCCCGAGGGCAGGAAAGGCACAGGCCAGCCCCCGGCTTGCAGCCCAGCATCTGGGGCGGTGGCGGGGTCCATGGGACTAGCGATCTTCCGGGCTCCCAGCGGAGGCCAGGTGATTCTGGGGGTCGGCAGCGTCTTCCGACAGCCAGGCACTCTCTGCGGGCTCAGAGTCCCAGACCCACACCCTCAGGACCCCTGGGGAGCCCTCTACCGCAGGGAAGTGCTGTGGGCCCCTGTCCCTGCTTCCAGCCCTCAGCCCCAGACCACCTACCTCCCGCCCCAGGCTCGGATCGCCCCCAAGTGAAACGGGCTTCTCTGAGCCGCTGGCAAAGCGCGCAGCCCCACGCAGGACGCAGGACGCAGGATGGCTGTTggtttagagaaagaaaacaggcttTTCAAGCTCCACTCTCCCCATGTCAACCCTGAGGGAGGAGGAACCGCCCAGCCGCGCACCCCAGCTTGGCCCTGGCATGTCCTTGGCCATGCCCTCTCTTTTCCATACTTCCCAGGAAGCCTAACTTTTATAATTTAGCGcgaatgactttattttatttttgtcttttttagggctgcaaccgcggcatatggagattcccaggctaggggtcgaatcggagctgtggcagccggcctacaccacagccacagcaacaccagatctgagcttcctctgcaacctacaccacagccacagcaacaccagatctgctctgagtctgtgacctacaccacagctcacggcaacgccggatccttaacccactgagcgaggccagagatcgaacccacaacttcatggttcctagttggacacattaaccactgtgccaggacggaaATTCCCAGCGCGGGAGATTTTAAATAGTGGCTTACCTGCTCTGGGTGCAGCAGGAGAGAAGCCAGAACTGcatcctgtccccacccccacaaggGCCACTGGAGTGGGGACCCTGAGGCCTAGAGGGGACAAACTCAGTGGTGGTTTAGCACCCAGGTCACAGGAGGTTCCTTTTGAGTGAGTGTTGGTGGAGGGGCTGGTCCGCTTCTCCTCTCACCATTATTTCTGGCAACTATTTTGGCCTCCTGAGTTTCCCTGAGCCCCTGACTGCACCTGTTCTAGCTGAGCCCAGTTTTCCAGATGAGCACGCCCCAAAACACATCATGGCTTAAAAGTTTCTGCTCACAAAAAACTTATACACGGACTGGTTTTCATGAAAGTGCTTATGTTTGTTCACCTAAACTCCAGTAGCCAAAGCCCTCCTTGAGCTGATGACCCAGTCCGTGTGCTGTTTCTCAGCTCCGAAAGGAAAAGCTGGATAAGGGCCAGGACCAGCGACATCCCCCCTTCCCCACACactgcctccacctccccacGTCTGGGCAAGAGCAGCGTGGGGCTCAGAAATGCCCTCTCAGGTGCAGGTACCCCCCCTGGGGCTGCAGCAAGAAACTTCAAGGGGCCCCAAGAAAATCAGTCCCTCACCGGGACCAAGAGGTCCTTCCCCAGTCGGTCCAGCGTGCTGCATGTGTATGCATCTTCCACGGATTCTTCCACGAGCGCCTGAGGCCTCGAGAACACCAAGGGCTGTGCTATGGCTCGTGGGAAGATGCTACAGCGTCCCACTTGGTCTAAATCTTGCGTATCTGATCAAAGCGTGTCCACGCAGGCAGGGTGGATCCAGGGCCCTCCGTATTCCGGGGCTGAACTGGGGTGGGGCGGCTCCGAGGGCCAGCTGCTGCCTCTCCATAACTGGCTACTGCCTCTGAGGGCAGGAACaagtgccccaggccagggactggctAGGGAGGGAGCCACCATCCCATGCCTGGTGTTCAGATCCCCTGTAAGACCACCACTCACTGACACCCCTGTGCCACTACGGCCTTCCAAACCCGCCTTCTCACTTCCACGGCAGAAACGTGACCCCCATCCCCTCAAACAGCTGCTTCTATCGGGGGTCCTTCTACAAGCAGAGGTTCAAATCCACTTCCATCCTGAGGCCCCAGCCCTGGCTGTGTCCTCCTCCAGGAGAAGCCCCCTTAACCCTCTCCCCGGACACGCTCTTGCACGTCGCCCTGCCCAGACTGAAACGCTGCGCTCCTGCGTGCACCCGGGAAATAAAGAGTAGAAGTTCCTCGCCTTGATTTTATACATGATGCTTCTTTTAATGCAGCCAAAaatggtatttgcttttctcagAACCATAACCCATATGGGATGCAGTGACCAAGTCATTCCTTTATGATACCCGGGCTCCCGAAGGGGCCAGAAGATGTAAGTTACGTCCAGCCCGTCGGGGAGCCCAAGGCGGCATGGCCCTCAGCCAGGCTCTGGGAGGCCTGCCATGAGGCAGGACCTGGCCGTGCAGCCAGAGGCtggcgggggctggggcgggggcggacAGAGGCCGCTGGTCTCTCTGTCCTTGGACTGGGAGACCAAGGGCCGCTCGTCAAGCTCATCAGGCAAGGGTGGCCCGTCCGTGGGTCTGGCCGGTTCGAATGAATGGCTTCCAGCGCAGAGGACACGTGCAGGGGGTCGTGACGACCAGCCTTCGCACCTGCCCTCGGCCAGGGACACCCTGGGTCTGGGGCCTCTTTCGGTGCCTGAGAAAGGCCCTGGGGGATGCCAGCCCTCTGCCTACCGCCTCGGAGAGACAGGAGGAGGGGGTGCAATACTGTTGAAGATACGCGTTCTCATGTACAAACGCAGCAGAGGAAGAGACGCGGGCGCCCGCCTCCAGTTTGTGAGCAAGAGGCCAAGACACAAGCACGCACCATGTGGTAGCAGGAGGGGCGGGCGACCCCGGCCTTCCCCCAGGACCCCCCACCGCCTGCTGGGGTTTgcctgccaggccctgcccctgcccacccgCAGGGGCCAGGGGTCATTGCCGATTTCGGCTGCCCAGCTTCCTGCGGTCCTTGTTCTGGCTGCGCTGGGGGTCATCCATCTTGTGGACACGGAAACATTCCTTGAGGTTCTGGGACCGAATCTTGGGGTTCAGGATCTCCTCAGTCATGTTGCTGGGGAACCAGCCTCTCTCCTGGTCGTGCAGACGTTCACCAAAGATCCACCCTGCgtagggaggggacagggagggtcAGAAGCTCTCCGAGGGGTGCGGGCCAGGCCTGTCCCCGGGCTGTGCGGGGAGTCCAGCGGCCTTTCCAGAGGTCCTCTGTGCAGCAAGGCCCCTGCAGGAAATGCCCTAACGGGGTCTGTCTGCCATaagctggggaggggctgtgtgCACAGAACCAGCTGCATTCTGTGCCATCACGTGTCCCAAATGCATGGACCTTCGCACCCATTTCCAAACCCTCACAATCCTAGGCTGCCCCGTGTGAGGCCAGGCCACCCCCCAAAGCAAGAGGCAGCCGAGGGACTGGTGGGGTGGTAGCCGACCACTTGGTTATCTAGCTGGGAACCTGGGCAGctccttcctgagcctcagcccCCTGAGAACTGGGTGGTCAGCCAAGGGTGGCCGTCATGAGCTGGCCAGGTGCCCTGGCTCTCTAGacctcgcccccacccccatgtcaCGGTGTCTCTGCGCGGGTCCTGCGGGCAGGTCCTGGGGCAGGGCTAAGACCTGGGGTTTGAGGGCCAGGGGCGTGCCTTCTGCAGGCCACGTGGGAGGGGGGTGGTCAGCCTGTTTATATTCTGTGGGGTAGGACGGCTCTTCCCATGCAGGGTGAGCCCCTAGGGCTGGGCAATGGTGGACATGGCCTTCCCTTCAGGTCACCGACCTGACCAGCCAGGACCCTGAAACAGAGGAGCACCTGGCGGGAGGGGAGATGCTTTGTGTCCTCTTGGGGATTTAGATTAGGGATCACTGACGGAGAAATCAGGGATGAGTTTTTCAGGGGAGGGGAGCGAGACTCCGGCACTGGCCCACAGCAGGAGTGGGCAGAAGCCCCGGGGGGTGGCTTCTCGGCCCACGTGGGGCTCCAAGCCTGGTGCTCAGAGGCTCACCTGGAA belongs to Phacochoerus africanus isolate WHEZ1 chromosome 3, ROS_Pafr_v1, whole genome shotgun sequence and includes:
- the SNORC gene encoding protein SNORC, producing MAFRLALRVALLLLSGVLAPAVLTAEGPQEPEPTLWNEPAELPSGEGPEESTSPAREPAATAPPAPTAAPSPEDSTARERLDQGGGSLGPGAIAAIVIAALLATCVVLALVVVALRKFSAS